ATATGATGAGTGTGTTTTCATAGACACCTGTCTCTTTGAGTTTCTCAATGATTTGACCCACATAGGCGTCGATACGTGTTACCATCGCGACGTGTGTAGCCCGCGGATGTTCCTGTGACATATATCCTCCTTTTCTGAATGCGGGGCCGGAATCAGTACCTTTATACGGTTTTTCATCGAATTTTCCTCTTAATTTTTGGATGATGGAATCTTCGGGCACAACCAATTCGGCGTGTGGAAGCACCATGGGTACGAAGAGGAAGAACGGATCCCCATTGTATTTATCGATAAACTCCAGCGTTTTTGCCTGGATCAGGTCTTGCGAGTATGCGCCGAATTGTCCGTGATCATTTTCAGGAAACTCTATTTTTGTCTGGTTGTACCATAAATGGCTTGGGTAATAATTATGTGCCAGGAGTTGGCAATTGTACCCGTAAAACTCATCTACGCCTTGGTTGTTGGGATCGCCTACAGAACCGGGCTGTCCCAATCCCCATTTACCAAAAGCACCGGTGGTATACCCTGCATTCTTAAACAGGTGGAAAAGCGTAAATGTGCCGGCCGGCAGCGGAAACTGTCCTTCGGGTTTTATTTCCTTATTTCCACGAATCGGGGTGTGGCCGGTATGTAATCCGGTCATCAGGCTGGCGCGCGAGGGTGCGCTCACGGTAGTTCCTGAATAGGAACGTGTGAACCGGATTCCGTTGAGCGCCAATCGGTCAATATTGGGTGTTTGGAATTTTTTCTGGCCGTAACAACTCAAATCCCCGTAACCCAAATCATCGGCAACGATAAACACCACATTGGGTTTTTGCTGTGCGTTGAGCGGGGTTAACGCTGCGAGGGAAAGTCCCGCAGCAAAAATTTTACTCTTCATATTATTTCGTTCTTGTTATATGCCAAAGTTACATCAAATAGAGCGAAATATTATTTTTCAAAAGAGATTTTTAGATTAAAAATTAATTATAAGAGTTCAAATTTCATCAGGCCAAGGGCACATCTTTCCGGTAGTTTTGAATATCGGACGTTGTGCTTCCACGTTGCGAAGGTATTCTCCCAACTCTTTTGAAAGTTGTTGTACCAATCTTGGCTTTTGTGTTGCCCGGTTTGTCGTTTCACCAATGTCTTCGGTAATATTAAACAACTCTTTTTCTCCGGTCTCGTAATAATATACTAACTTCCAGTCTCCTTTTCGAACAGTGCTTGTGGTCCCAATGCCCGGGCCTTCATTACCCCAGAGATTAGGATAATGCCAGTAAAGGGCACGTCTGTTATCATCGGTCTGTTTACCTTCCAGCATCGGGAGAAAGCTGATCCCGTCCACCGGTTGTTTGACTTCACGACTCTTCACCTGGGCCATATCGAGCAGGGTAGGGAAAAAATCTTCAACGATCAGATAGTCGTTACATCGGGTATTGGGGGGCACAGTTTCCGGCCATCTTACGATCATCGGTACACGAATCCCCCCTTCATAGGCTGATCCTTTCCCGCTATTCAAAGGAGCATTCTGTCTGTGTAAAGGTGCGTCACGCCACTGGGTGGAAGTGGAGAAACCACCGTTATCCGACATGAAAATAATCACGGTATTATCATCCAGCTTATTCTCTTCCAGCCAATCCATCAGATCACCCAGGCTTTTGTCCATCCCTTCGATCAGGGCAGCGTAGGCTGCCTCTTTTTCAGAGAGTCCGCCATCAATGTATTTTTTATAGAAACGCTGATCCTTGTCTATGGGAATGTGGATGGCATAGTGTGCCATGTAGAGGTAGAAAGGCTGTCCCAGATTTTTTGCCTTGTCGAGTGCTTTTATTGCTTCGAGGGTCAATGCTTCTGTAGCGAAAGTTTCCGTTCCCCAATATTTTTCCAGGCCGGGAACAGCTTGTAACGGAGAGGGTTTTCCATCGACCCGGTTTCCATAATTCTGTTCACCGTAAAAACTGGCGATTCCACCTCCTGCATGTCCTGCAATATTTACTTCAAAGCCGAAGTGGTGAGGGTTTTCACCCGGCGTGTCGATGGCGCCCCAATGGGCTTTGCCACAATGGATGGTGTGGTAGCCGCTGTTTTTAAGCAGTTGTGGCAACGACGTCACTTCATATGTGAAGGGTATACCGGGAACCTGGCAGATACCATTTACATTCCACTCCGGAAACTGAAGCACTTCGCTCTTTCTGTCGGTAGAACTGTTTTTTTCAAGGGTCCAGTTGGTTACGCGGTGTCGGGCGGCGTTCATGCCGGTCATCAGGCTCACACGGGTAGGCGAACTTACGGCACAGGCGTATGCTTGCGTAAACATCATCCCCTGCGAAGCCAGCCGCTCCATGTTGGGAGTATGGTAACGCTCGTTAAGCGGGGTTCTCTCTTTCCAGAAAGGCAATGAGGTATCCTGCCACCCCATATCATCTACCATAAATAAGATTATGTTGGGACGACTATCGGAAGTAACAGTGTTCTGGGCTGACAATCCGGTCAGCGGAATCAATGCAAGTGGTAAAATTTTTTTTGGATTCATAACTCTTGATCTATTTTGTAGACACTAAAATTAGAAATTTGTGGAGTATCTATCTGTTTGTTTATGACTAATCGAATCTTGCCAACAGTAACCGGAGAGAATGTTTGGATACGTTTGTGTCCTATCGATTCTCCTTGGCAAAGAATTTCCCAGCCTCGGGAGGTCAACCCTTCTACATGATAATCACGAACACGTTCACCTTTGATGATCTCTTCTTGTAGAATAATTTGATTGACGGGTTGTGCTTTATCCAGTTTTAGTTCAATTTTGTTACCTGTTCCGCTAACGGATTTTATGGGATGTGTCATGAGTTCGGTGATTTTATCCCCAAATTCTTTCAATCGTTGGGCATCACCTTCAGGTATCAATCCACTTGGATCTGGAGTGAGACCAAGAATAAGTGTTGCGTTACGTCCTACCGAGTTATAGTACATATCTACTAGTTTCTCGAGAGGATAAACGGCGTCCTCATCCCCAGGTTCCCAAAACCATTCGTGACGGCCATTATATCCTCTTAGAGGAGCGTCAGCCATTGCCGGAACCCAGTATTTCCCATTCGGATCCCCGTGTTTTAGCAGTTTTATATGTTCATGCTGTTGGTCTAAGTTCTTATTATGAGAAAAAGGAGTGGGGAATGTACTCCAGTTAGGATAACCTACCGTTCCACTTTCGGAGCCTCCCCAACGAAAATCAGCTCTCTCTGTATTGTGATAAAAGAGACATTCGGGTTGTAGTCGACGGATTATCGGTTCTACATCAGGGCCTAACCCTTTAGGGTCATCAGCGCCACCATCGAACCATATCATAAATAAATCGCCATATCGTGAGCAGAGTTCCTCGGTCATTCGTTCACAATAGCGGCGATACCACTCCTGACGGTTGTGGGCAAACTCTCCGTCGCCATCTGCCTTAAAATTGTGGATGCCAAAGAGCGAATTCCAGCGGATGCCAATATAAATGCCGGGCATTAACCCATATTTACTGCACGATTTCACGAAATCGCCCACGATGTCACCCTTTCCTTCGCGCCATCGCAATGCTTTCAAACTGTATGGATTTACATCACTTTGGTAAATGGCAAATCCGGTCTCATGAGTGGCAGTAATGATGGCGAAGGTTGCACCGGCATCTTTCGCCGCCTTTATCCATTGATCGGTGTCCAGTCTGGTAGGATTAAAGATGTTATAATCTTCCACGGGATGTATGCGGTTAGCTGTCTGATTGTATTTTTTTCCATCGAAAACGTGCAAGTCGTAGTGAAAAATTACACCTAATCCAGCATTTGCCCAACGAAGCTGAGATGCACTGGGAGTAGGTCGCTGGTGGATTTGGGCAACCACACCAACTGTCGACAATAAAAAAAGAAAGAATAGGGATATTGATTTTTTGAGCATGATATTCATTAAGTTGTAATATACATGATGGTAAAGGGAAGAATAGGATGTATTTTGTATTTGAAATTTTTAATGTGCAGGTAGTCAGACTTTAAGAAAGATGTTTCTCTTGTACATCCCCCACAGTACCAGGTATATAATAACCGCATTTGCCACAGCTATTAACACTGGGTACCAGTCACCTATATATTGTTCAAACCCTTGCAGAAGGGACTGTCCAATACAACTGAAGTTTATACACATAGCTAACATATAAGCCGTAATCGAGTTCATCCCATAGACTTTAAGCCATGTTAAATGCTTTTTATGGCCTTTATAGTCAATCCAGTAGTAAAATATCGCCATCAATAGGAAACAATATCCGCTGCTAACCAATACCATGGAACTGGTCCATATTTTCTTGATCACTGGCATCTGGAAATGCCACAACCAACCGGCTACTACCATAGCAATTCCTATTCCTAATAATAATTGCCATTTCTTTTTCGAATCTGTTTCCTTGTTTTTCAGTATATATCCTGCAAAAAGCCCTGTTAGTACGGTTACAACAAAGTTCAGGCTACTGAGAATCCAGGTATATCGATACCAATCAGAAAATATAGCCTCTCCATCTACTAACCTGGCACCATCGCGAAAACGACCTAAAACAGTTCTGTCGATCCATTCGGCAAGATTCCCATCCGGGGTGTAATTCCCACCGCCAAAATTTCCCACTGTCACAGATTGCATAACAAGCCAGTAGACGATAAGTAATCCTGCTGCAATTCCAATCTGGCTTTTTATTTTCGTATGTAAAAAGAGTATGGAGGAAACAAGGTAGCCCACTGCTATGCTCTGAAGTGTATTTGAATAGAAATAAATACGGCTGGGGTCTAATGCCAATAGGTTACCCTGGCACATCATCCCGAATATCCATAGCAATAGAAATCTTTTTACGATACGGCGGTATACAGGTAATTTATTGGGTTCGGATCTATAACGGGATAATGCAAAAGGAATAGATACCCCTGACATAAAAAGGAATAGGGGCATTACCAGATCCCAGGGAGAAAATCCCGCCCATTCTACGTGTGAAAAATTCCACAAAAATTTATCATACCATGATTGATTTATTGGAGTTCTCATTCGGTGAACGATCACTTCCAATCCAACAAGGCAAAACAGATCAAATCCACGGAGTACATCCAAAGATTCTAAACGCTGTAACTTTTGTTTTTCCATACAGAGAATTCTATTAAAAGTTTTTACTTTATGAGACGGGAGGGGAGCCACGATTTTCGTCGGGCCAGGGGCATAGTTCTCCGGTAGTTTTAAACGATAGGCGCTGCGCTTCCACGCTTATATCTTCATATCAATAGTTGCCTGCAAAATTCTTTACATGTCTTTACTTCTTTTACCGAAGTTGACCATGGAACTACTGGATATTCAAGTTCGATATCGCAATAGATAGGTAGTTTTTGATCCCTGATAAGGTGAAGAACCTTGGCGAGAGGTGTTTCCCCCTGCCCCCATACCTGATTGGTATTCTTTTGTGTCGCGTTGTCGGGGCCGGTTTTATCTTTGAGATGGATGCTTGAGATACGACCATGATATTTCCGGATGAAATCAACCGGATTCAAGCCGGTAGAACCGAAATAATGACCCACATCAAAGTTCAACCTATTTGCGGAGGAGTAGGAGAGGAGCTTGTCAACATCAAATCCCCGTTCGGCAAACTGGGCATGATTGTGAAGTATGGCGAACATTCCATTATTTTTTGCTGCGGGACCCAGTAAACGGGCGTTTTTTTCATTCAGCTCGGCAGTTATGCCAATGGCTCCGAGTGTCTTAGCCACCTTGAATGAATAATCGAGTTCCTCTTCGGTTTCGCCCGCAGTCCATTTATATATGTGGATATTTACACCGGCATCGTTGAATTTTTTGCGAAGTTGAGTATAAGCGCTTATTGTTCCGTTTGTTTTCCTCCATTCTTTCAATTCACTGTTGTATTGTGCGATGAGGCGCTTTTCTTCATCTGTGAATGGGGTGTCGGTCCCGGGACGCCGTTGTACCGGATTCTTCGGTGCACCAAGATAATCCTCTACACCTGTGCCCATTAGTTCTACAGAACTTAATCCGGCTTCTACACAAGCGTTGAGGGTTGCTTCCAACCCTCCTTTCAGATCCCGGAAGCTGTAAGTGATAGCGCCGATCTGTACTCCGGCAAATTGAGAATTTGGAATTCGGTTTAATACATTGCCCGTTTGGCTTTCCGGTCTGGAGGTATTATTGCCATAAGAGACTACGGAAGGAAGAAATGTTCCGGTGGCAACAACAGCAGCTGTCCCAAGAAACTTTCTTCTGGATAGTTGACTGGATGAATTCTGTTTATTTTTCATATGATTGAAATATTTATTTTCAAAAAAGTAGTTAAGTCACTTCAATTTCTTCTTGTAAATAAAAAACAGTGTGAACGTAAGAATGACAAAGAATAAACCAATACCATAAGAGACAGGCTTAGGCAATGAAAATCCTTCAGGGGCCAGCATGATGTATGTAGTGACTACCATTGTCATAAATAATGCCGGAATAAGCGTTATCAGATAATATCCCTTCTTTTTCTGCAACAGATATATGGTAATGGTCCATAATACCACTGCAGCCAGTGTCTGGTTTGCCCATGCAAAATAGCGCCAGATCACATCGAAATTGATTTTTGTCAGCAAGAAGCCGATAGCAAACAGGGGAACAGTAATCATCAAACGATTCCTGATAGGCCTCTGGGAGGTTTTGAGAAGGTCGGCGATTGTTAACCGGGCACTTCGAAAAGCTGTATCTCCCGACGTGATAGGTGCGGCCACAACACCTAAAATTGCCAATATTGCACCAAATGTTCCCAACAATGAATAGGAGACTTCATTCACCACCCATGCCGCATTCCCGTTCTGCGCTATCATCACATCGTTGAGTCCTTTCAGGCCGTTGAAGAAACTCATACTGATGGCTGCCCATACCAAAGCTACCACACCTTCGGTTACCATGGCGCCGTAGAAGACCTTTCGTCCCTCTTTCTCATTTTTCAAACAGCGTGCCATCAGGGGAGATTGTGTAGCATGGAAACCTGATATCGCCCCACATGCGATGGTAATGAACATCATTGGGAAAATCGGTAGATTTTCTTTATTGTGATGGAAATTTTTGAAATTCTCTGCGGTCAGTTCAGGCATATGATATCCTTTTACTATTAATGCAGTGATCAGACTGACAGCCATGAAGAGCAGGGCAAACCCGAAGACGGGATATATTCTCCCGATAATTTTATCTATGGGCAGGAGGGTCGCCAATATATAATAGATAAATATTACCCAGACCCAGAAAGTAAAATCGAGTGATTCCGGGGTGAGTCCGGCCAGTAAACCGGCCGGCCCCGAAATAAAAACAACGCCTACAAGGATCAGTAGAACAATCGCAAAAATTCTCATGACCTGCTTGGCTTGTCTTCCCAAATAAATCCCTATTATCTCGGTGATACTTTTGCCATCGTGCCTGACCGAAAGCATCCCGGAGAAATAATCATGCACCCCGCCCGCAAAGATAGTTCCCAACACAATCCACAGGAATGCGACGGGGCCCCACATCGCACCTGCAATCGCACCAAAAATAGGCCCCAACCCGGCAATATTCAGGAATTGTATCAGGAATACACGCCACCATGGCATAGGCACATAATCTACGCCATCGCCCAGGGTGGAGGCGGGTGTAATACGTTGGGGATCGGCCTCCATCACCCGTTCCAGGTATTTAGAGTAGAAGGCATATCCAGCCACGAGGGCTATTATCGAAATAATAAAGGTGGTCATTTGGATATTAATTATTTAAAATCTGATTCTTAGAAAGTAATACCTGCTCCAATTGCCCATAGGGCACCTCCTGTACGTTGATTTTATTATCTATGGCTATTACCGCTGCTGCCGCCGCCGATTGTCCCAGGATCATAAATACCGGTTCCATCCGGATGGATCCGAAAGCGATATGGCTGGAAGAAAGACAAACAGGTACGAGCAGATTCGTACATTCTTCTTTCCGGGGTACAATTGAGCCATAGGCAATCTTATATGGTTTTCCGGGATGTACCCCGACATCCCCTTCATTCTGTACATATCCCTCTGCTGTCACAAAACGTTGCACATTGTGGGAATCCATGGTATATGAGCCCATACCGACAGGGTCGGGCACATGCACTTTTCCGAGCACCTCGTTTTCAGTGGTGACGTACGCTCCGACCATCCTTCGTGCTTCACGGATATAGAGTTGATGCGGCCAGTTGCCATTATCGGTAAATTCATCCTTGGCCAGGCCCCACTCTTTCATCCTGTCCCTCACCTCCTGGGGGACACGTTCATCGGTCGATACAAAGTAAAGCAATCCTTTTTGATAATTGGTATGATCTGCAATAATTTCTTTACGCCGTTCATAGGATGCTTCGGGATAATCGTAGTTCATTCCTATATGATCGCTACTGAAAGGGCCGTGGTTGTTTGTATCGGTCTTCCTGTTGGGGATAATGTCAAACTTTGCAAACCACTCGTCCCATCCCGATTCAAAAACCCTGGCAAGCAGTTCATAACCGGCAGGATCATATCCTTCAGGTTTTTCAAAAGGGACTCTGTTTTCGGGGTGGTTACTCATGCATAACCTGAAACAGTAAGCCTGTATCTTATCGTCACCCGTACAATTGGGATGTATCGGTTCGTCGGAGATATAAGGGAGTAAACCGCTGGAAGGATCTCCGGGAACTATATACGGATCGACAGGGGTGTTGAAATAGTGCCTATGGTGATATACTCCGGCCTGTACGCCGTTCCACTCTTCATTGTATTGCGAACAAGGCTCTCTTCCCACCGTATAGGATACGCCGGCTGCAGCCATCAGGTCTCCCTCGTATGTCGCGTCAATAAACATTTTACCTTGAAATGTTTTTCCGGATAAAGTAGTAAAAGAAATTATTTTTCCGTTATCTGTTTTTACTCCAGATTCACGATTTAACCACTCATCCCGGTAAACCGTTATATTATTTTCCCGGATAAAATCCTCGAAAACTTTTTCAGCCACATGGGGTTCAAATATCCACATTGTCCTGCTATCCCCGTCCATTGCCACAGTACCCTGGCCTTTATTTCCATATTCCGATTGCTTTTGCCATTTCCATGCAGTGGAATCGTTATAATGCAGCCATACCTTGTGGTAAAACTCCCGGGATAACCCCCCGATCGATGCTGTATTTCCGGAGTCGGTAAACCCTAACCCGCCGGAGGTCAATCCCCCCAAGTGTGCATCAGGAGAGACAATCATCACATTTTTACCTGATTGCGCTACTTCCACAGCGGCTATTACTGCCGCTGAAGTTCCCCCGTAGATAATTACATCGGCTTTGTAGGTATCCACAGATTGCTTGCACGATAGCAATAATACCAGTGATGCGATTAAAAAGAATAAATAACTTGTTTTCTTCATACTATTTTCATTCTTAATTTGATTTTATAATTTGGATTTTATCGGTTGCAAACCGGGCATAATGTCCTTGTAACCCGTTGGCATAACTCTTTAAAATAGTTTCGCCCAAATGATTTTTGTCTCCACAAATGAATAAAGCGTACGCCAGGTGTATTTCTTTTAAGGCCGCATTTCTTACGCTGTTGTCATTTACCGAAGGAACCACTTTTGCCCGTGCTTCTCTGTAGGAGGTAATGTGGTGATATCGCATTCCCGGACTTATGAGTAAGTCATAAAGGATGGGAACTGCTTCTTTACTTCTTATTTCTCCCAACGCATATGCAATCGCCCTGAAATGGGAGAATTCACTTTCAGGTTTCAACAGGGCTGCTTTCTCCAGTATAAC
This window of the Proteiniphilum saccharofermentans genome carries:
- a CDS encoding arylsulfatase — encoded protein: MKSKIFAAGLSLAALTPLNAQQKPNVVFIVADDLGYGDLSCYGQKKFQTPNIDRLALNGIRFTRSYSGTTVSAPSRASLMTGLHTGHTPIRGNKEIKPEGQFPLPAGTFTLFHLFKNAGYTTGAFGKWGLGQPGSVGDPNNQGVDEFYGYNCQLLAHNYYPSHLWYNQTKIEFPENDHGQFGAYSQDLIQAKTLEFIDKYNGDPFFLFVPMVLPHAELVVPEDSIIQKLRGKFDEKPYKGTDSGPAFRKGGYMSQEHPRATHVAMVTRIDAYVGQIIEKLKETGVYENTLIIFTSDNGPHREGGGDPDFFNSNGIYRGYKRDLYEGGIRVPTIIAWQGKIASGKESSFPFAFWDYMPTFAELLKTDSPENTDGISILPTLLNKKEGQKKRDYFYFEFQELGGRQAVIKDNWKLLHLDIRQEGLYELYNLASDPSENHNLLDLYPQKAAELKEIMKKARTDDPNWPLF
- a CDS encoding sulfatase, which encodes MNPKKILPLALIPLTGLSAQNTVTSDSRPNIILFMVDDMGWQDTSLPFWKERTPLNERYHTPNMERLASQGMMFTQAYACAVSSPTRVSLMTGMNAARHRVTNWTLEKNSSTDRKSEVLQFPEWNVNGICQVPGIPFTYEVTSLPQLLKNSGYHTIHCGKAHWGAIDTPGENPHHFGFEVNIAGHAGGGIASFYGEQNYGNRVDGKPSPLQAVPGLEKYWGTETFATEALTLEAIKALDKAKNLGQPFYLYMAHYAIHIPIDKDQRFYKKYIDGGLSEKEAAYAALIEGMDKSLGDLMDWLEENKLDDNTVIIFMSDNGGFSTSTQWRDAPLHRQNAPLNSGKGSAYEGGIRVPMIVRWPETVPPNTRCNDYLIVEDFFPTLLDMAQVKSREVKQPVDGISFLPMLEGKQTDDNRRALYWHYPNLWGNEGPGIGTTSTVRKGDWKLVYYYETGEKELFNITEDIGETTNRATQKPRLVQQLSKELGEYLRNVEAQRPIFKTTGKMCPWPDEI
- a CDS encoding alpha-L-fucosidase, whose protein sequence is MLKKSISLFFLFLLSTVGVVAQIHQRPTPSASQLRWANAGLGVIFHYDLHVFDGKKYNQTANRIHPVEDYNIFNPTRLDTDQWIKAAKDAGATFAIITATHETGFAIYQSDVNPYSLKALRWREGKGDIVGDFVKSCSKYGLMPGIYIGIRWNSLFGIHNFKADGDGEFAHNRQEWYRRYCERMTEELCSRYGDLFMIWFDGGADDPKGLGPDVEPIIRRLQPECLFYHNTERADFRWGGSESGTVGYPNWSTFPTPFSHNKNLDQQHEHIKLLKHGDPNGKYWVPAMADAPLRGYNGRHEWFWEPGDEDAVYPLEKLVDMYYNSVGRNATLILGLTPDPSGLIPEGDAQRLKEFGDKITELMTHPIKSVSGTGNKIELKLDKAQPVNQIILQEEIIKGERVRDYHVEGLTSRGWEILCQGESIGHKRIQTFSPVTVGKIRLVINKQIDTPQISNFSVYKIDQEL
- a CDS encoding acyltransferase family protein — protein: MEKQKLQRLESLDVLRGFDLFCLVGLEVIVHRMRTPINQSWYDKFLWNFSHVEWAGFSPWDLVMPLFLFMSGVSIPFALSRYRSEPNKLPVYRRIVKRFLLLWIFGMMCQGNLLALDPSRIYFYSNTLQSIAVGYLVSSILFLHTKIKSQIGIAAGLLIVYWLVMQSVTVGNFGGGNYTPDGNLAEWIDRTVLGRFRDGARLVDGEAIFSDWYRYTWILSSLNFVVTVLTGLFAGYILKNKETDSKKKWQLLLGIGIAMVVAGWLWHFQMPVIKKIWTSSMVLVSSGYCFLLMAIFYYWIDYKGHKKHLTWLKVYGMNSITAYMLAMCINFSCIGQSLLQGFEQYIGDWYPVLIAVANAVIIYLVLWGMYKRNIFLKV
- a CDS encoding sugar phosphate isomerase/epimerase family protein — translated: MKNKQNSSSQLSRRKFLGTAAVVATGTFLPSVVSYGNNTSRPESQTGNVLNRIPNSQFAGVQIGAITYSFRDLKGGLEATLNACVEAGLSSVELMGTGVEDYLGAPKNPVQRRPGTDTPFTDEEKRLIAQYNSELKEWRKTNGTISAYTQLRKKFNDAGVNIHIYKWTAGETEEELDYSFKVAKTLGAIGITAELNEKNARLLGPAAKNNGMFAILHNHAQFAERGFDVDKLLSYSSANRLNFDVGHYFGSTGLNPVDFIRKYHGRISSIHLKDKTGPDNATQKNTNQVWGQGETPLAKVLHLIRDQKLPIYCDIELEYPVVPWSTSVKEVKTCKEFCRQLLI
- a CDS encoding carbon starvation CstA family protein; this encodes MTTFIISIIALVAGYAFYSKYLERVMEADPQRITPASTLGDGVDYVPMPWWRVFLIQFLNIAGLGPIFGAIAGAMWGPVAFLWIVLGTIFAGGVHDYFSGMLSVRHDGKSITEIIGIYLGRQAKQVMRIFAIVLLILVGVVFISGPAGLLAGLTPESLDFTFWVWVIFIYYILATLLPIDKIIGRIYPVFGFALLFMAVSLITALIVKGYHMPELTAENFKNFHHNKENLPIFPMMFITIACGAISGFHATQSPLMARCLKNEKEGRKVFYGAMVTEGVVALVWAAISMSFFNGLKGLNDVMIAQNGNAAWVVNEVSYSLLGTFGAILAILGVVAAPITSGDTAFRSARLTIADLLKTSQRPIRNRLMITVPLFAIGFLLTKINFDVIWRYFAWANQTLAAVVLWTITIYLLQKKKGYYLITLIPALFMTMVVTTYIMLAPEGFSLPKPVSYGIGLFFVILTFTLFFIYKKKLK
- a CDS encoding FAD-dependent oxidoreductase, which gives rise to MKKTSYLFFLIASLVLLLSCKQSVDTYKADVIIYGGTSAAVIAAVEVAQSGKNVMIVSPDAHLGGLTSGGLGFTDSGNTASIGGLSREFYHKVWLHYNDSTAWKWQKQSEYGNKGQGTVAMDGDSRTMWIFEPHVAEKVFEDFIRENNITVYRDEWLNRESGVKTDNGKIISFTTLSGKTFQGKMFIDATYEGDLMAAAGVSYTVGREPCSQYNEEWNGVQAGVYHHRHYFNTPVDPYIVPGDPSSGLLPYISDEPIHPNCTGDDKIQAYCFRLCMSNHPENRVPFEKPEGYDPAGYELLARVFESGWDEWFAKFDIIPNRKTDTNNHGPFSSDHIGMNYDYPEASYERRKEIIADHTNYQKGLLYFVSTDERVPQEVRDRMKEWGLAKDEFTDNGNWPHQLYIREARRMVGAYVTTENEVLGKVHVPDPVGMGSYTMDSHNVQRFVTAEGYVQNEGDVGVHPGKPYKIAYGSIVPRKEECTNLLVPVCLSSSHIAFGSIRMEPVFMILGQSAAAAAVIAIDNKINVQEVPYGQLEQVLLSKNQILNN